In a genomic window of Scyliorhinus torazame isolate Kashiwa2021f chromosome 5, sScyTor2.1, whole genome shotgun sequence:
- the LOC140419321 gene encoding uncharacterized protein isoform X2, translated as MEGKSIVHSAEKLYTSTGPMRQKCSHTEEKPWKCADCGKGFSSPSQLEIHRRSHTGERPFTCSKCGKGFTESSTLSTHQRIHTGERPFTCSKCGKRFTQSSTLSTHQRVHTGERPFTCSKCGKGFTLSSTLSTHQRVHTGERPFTCSECGKGFIQSAHLRKHQRVHTGERPFSCSKCGKGFTDSSDLQTHQRVHTDERTFQCPDCGKCYKSSGELMRHQRVHTDERPFRCSHCGTGFRQSSDLTVHQRIHTGERPFTCSECGKGFTRSYDLQRHQRIHTGERPFTCSECGKGFTTSTHLLTHQRVHKYAQ; from the coding sequence atggaaggaaaaagcattgttcacAGTGCAGAGAAACTGTACACGTCAACAGGCCCCATGAGACAGAAATGCAGTCACacggaggagaaaccgtggaaatgtgcggactgtgggaaaggattcagttccccatcccagctggaaattcatcgacgcagtcacactggggagagaccattcacctgctccaagtgtgggaagggattcactgagtcatccactctgtccacacaccagcgaattcacactggggagaggccattcacctgctccaagtgtgggaagagattcactcagtcatccactctgtccacacaccagcgagttcacactggggagagaccattcacctgctccaagtgtgggaagggattcactctgtcatccactctgtccacacaccagcgagttcacactggggagagaccattcacctgctcagagtgtgggaagggattcattcagtccgcccacctgcggaaacaccagcgagttcacactggtgagagaccattcagctgctccaagtgtgggaagggattcactgactcatccgacctgcagacacaccagcgagttcacactgatgagagaacattccaatgtccagactgcgggaagtgctataaaagttctggggaattgatgcgccatcaacgtgttcacactgacgagagaccgttcaggtgctctcactgcgggactgggttcagacaatcatctgacctcactgtacatcagcgaattcacactggggagaggccattcacctgctccgagtgtgggaaggggttcactcgGTCATAtgacctgcagaggcaccagcgaattcacactggggagagaccgttcacctgttcagagtgtggaAAGGGTTTCACCACTTcaacccacctgctgacacaccagcgagtccacaaatacgcacagtga